In Methanosarcina barkeri MS, a single window of DNA contains:
- a CDS encoding UbiA prenyltransferase family protein has product MSLTARIGELSPYLRLMRPELYYMDLTLPASSAILASYLATGGLPELIPFLIAVIGGFAAITSSYVFNDCCDIDIDTINLPGRPLPSSKLSKSSALAYAVFLLVIAGAAAAYLNPESLVTLIIAASVITIYSIFAKRNTFLSFLPVGISYGLVPVGIWLAFDPAGILKGSDGVILPLPAICFGLMICVTDWAFTLGGVSRDVEGDRMKGAPTMPVTFGIPFTARFVTFWWIVGVIASLTIGWSAHLGPVYYAGALTSGLWMLTQCLDFIKHPTPERGGRLFLNGSNYRAIMFGSMILDVVLCIYAGGYTSILW; this is encoded by the coding sequence TTGTCCCTTACAGCAAGAATCGGCGAACTCAGTCCTTATCTGCGACTAATGAGACCCGAACTCTACTACATGGACCTTACCCTACCTGCCTCAAGTGCAATCCTTGCTTCGTATTTGGCGACCGGAGGGCTTCCCGAACTTATTCCCTTCCTGATTGCAGTAATAGGTGGCTTTGCAGCCATTACAAGTTCATACGTATTCAATGACTGCTGTGATATAGATATAGATACGATCAATCTGCCTGGCCGTCCCTTACCCTCATCAAAATTGTCAAAGAGCTCTGCACTTGCTTATGCCGTCTTTTTGTTAGTAATTGCAGGAGCAGCAGCGGCTTACCTGAATCCTGAGTCTCTCGTAACCCTTATTATTGCGGCTTCAGTTATCACAATATATTCAATCTTTGCAAAAAGGAATACTTTCCTCAGTTTTTTGCCAGTAGGTATTTCTTATGGGCTTGTACCAGTGGGTATCTGGCTTGCCTTTGACCCCGCAGGAATCCTGAAAGGCAGCGATGGAGTAATTCTCCCTTTGCCGGCTATTTGTTTCGGGCTAATGATTTGCGTTACAGACTGGGCTTTTACCCTTGGAGGAGTTTCCAGAGATGTGGAAGGAGACAGAATGAAGGGTGCCCCAACGATGCCCGTAACCTTTGGAATCCCCTTTACCGCCAGATTCGTTACTTTCTGGTGGATTGTCGGAGTCATCGCTTCACTAACCATAGGCTGGTCGGCTCATCTTGGACCTGTATACTATGCAGGAGCCCTGACTTCAGGACTCTGGATGCTTACTCAATGTCTCGATTTTATCAAACATCCTACCCCGGAGAGAGGTGGCAGGCTCTTTCTTAATGGTTCAAATTATAGAGCAATTATGTTTGGATCAATGATTCTTGACGTAGTGCTATGCATTTATGCAGGGGGCTACACCTCCATTCTCTGGTAA
- a CDS encoding NAD(P)/FAD-dependent oxidoreductase — protein sequence MDADIIVIGASPAGMMAARSACEKGAAVLLLEKKEEIGHPPHPANSFFKGMLDKCGEKVDPSYVLHNLKGMKIISPSGRTVEVETTGYAIDKTAFDRFYAKKIMKTGVDLRTGVEVQDIQKEGDKFTVNTSAGVFTSKLVIISDGINSKIASLVGLKTMKHPEDIAWGIELDIKSPGLGKPEMFEYYVGNHAPGWKTTYSPRGGDNAAIGAYVRRCGTDATPYLNAWVENFKKLKGLEELEVVRKLSGGDPIVTIPKEYITDGIMVVGGAAGQSGIGYAMRAGQICGDVAADAISKGNISKSALLTYRKTWEKEFLAEHYLGRIGLETLRKMTDREIDEMARVFEKEDLSFIHGSSVEQAMQVFAFMLKKKPSAILKFRALLRNK from the coding sequence ATGGACGCGGATATTATCGTAATAGGGGCATCTCCTGCAGGAATGATGGCTGCAAGGAGCGCCTGTGAGAAAGGGGCAGCGGTCCTTTTGCTGGAAAAAAAAGAAGAGATAGGGCATCCTCCCCACCCTGCAAACTCTTTTTTTAAGGGGATGCTTGATAAATGCGGAGAAAAGGTAGACCCTTCTTATGTTCTGCATAATCTCAAAGGCATGAAGATTATTTCCCCGTCAGGAAGGACAGTCGAAGTTGAGACTACTGGATATGCCATTGATAAAACGGCTTTCGACAGATTTTATGCAAAGAAAATAATGAAAACCGGTGTAGATCTTCGAACAGGGGTGGAAGTGCAGGATATCCAGAAAGAAGGAGATAAATTTACTGTCAATACCTCTGCCGGGGTATTTACCTCAAAACTGGTTATTATCTCCGACGGCATAAATTCAAAAATTGCTTCCCTTGTGGGCTTGAAGACAATGAAACATCCTGAAGATATTGCCTGGGGAATTGAACTGGATATTAAAAGTCCTGGACTTGGGAAACCAGAGATGTTTGAGTATTATGTTGGGAATCATGCTCCAGGCTGGAAAACTACATACTCTCCAAGAGGAGGCGATAATGCTGCAATCGGAGCTTATGTGCGCCGGTGCGGAACTGATGCAACGCCTTACCTTAATGCCTGGGTTGAAAATTTCAAAAAGCTTAAAGGGCTCGAAGAGCTTGAAGTTGTAAGAAAACTGTCTGGAGGAGACCCTATTGTGACCATTCCAAAGGAGTACATAACCGATGGGATAATGGTCGTTGGTGGGGCAGCAGGTCAGTCGGGAATAGGATATGCAATGAGGGCAGGCCAGATATGTGGAGATGTCGCTGCAGATGCCATAAGCAAAGGAAATATCTCAAAATCTGCCCTCCTGACTTACCGGAAGACCTGGGAAAAGGAATTTCTGGCCGAACACTACCTGGGCCGAATAGGGCTTGAGACTCTCAGGAAAATGACGGATAGGGAAATTGATGAGATGGCTAGGGTCTTTGAAAAGGAGGACCTTTCGTTTATTCATGGAAGTTCAGTTGAACAGGCTATGCAGGTTTTTGCATTCATGCTAAAGAAAAAACCCTCTGCAATCTTAAAGTTCAGAGCACTCCTCAGGAATAAATGA
- a CDS encoding radical SAM protein, with protein MQYDFYKSPLFRVYTEIEDGHMRMKTSGVASILMRKTLEKNLSIFEGEKPAKVEADRLICSTWMPPVPSQGFDRLVKSQIYSMLGKMVPDQVTISVTEECPNNCIHCALPDTKNRKKLAPEIVKSTIDQVLEMGTTFVIFDGGEPLTYPGLENLIRYVNPEKAITGMFTSGVGMTEERASSLKEAGLYSLTVSFDSAYEDKHDHVRGRKGVFKSAVEAVKNGIKAGLLVNIYVVLSRDNVNELEELYALSSELGVHELSFYEIVPTGRWIDHASEIMTPKDLKKFENFVSGAREKEGPRIFPIPLVMNTTGCMAGRKWLHITPEGNILPCACIPISYGNVHRDRIKDIWKKIREDPAYNAKCCLMRNPEFREKYLSLSE; from the coding sequence ATGCAATACGATTTCTATAAAAGCCCTCTATTCAGAGTTTATACTGAGATCGAAGACGGGCACATGAGGATGAAAACCAGCGGGGTTGCTTCCATCCTTATGAGAAAAACTCTTGAGAAAAACCTCTCAATTTTTGAAGGCGAGAAGCCTGCAAAAGTCGAGGCCGACAGGCTCATCTGTTCAACCTGGATGCCCCCGGTGCCAAGCCAGGGTTTTGACCGCCTGGTAAAAAGCCAGATTTATTCCATGCTGGGAAAAATGGTTCCGGACCAGGTAACTATTTCTGTTACTGAAGAATGCCCTAATAACTGTATTCACTGCGCTCTGCCTGACACGAAAAACCGTAAAAAACTTGCTCCTGAAATCGTAAAATCTACAATTGACCAGGTACTCGAAATGGGCACAACTTTCGTGATCTTTGATGGAGGCGAGCCCCTGACTTATCCTGGTCTGGAAAACCTGATAAGGTACGTAAACCCTGAAAAAGCAATCACAGGTATGTTTACCTCAGGTGTGGGGATGACTGAAGAGCGAGCCAGCAGTCTGAAAGAAGCGGGACTTTATTCCCTTACTGTAAGTTTTGACAGCGCGTATGAAGATAAGCACGATCACGTAAGAGGCAGGAAAGGAGTTTTCAAAAGTGCGGTTGAAGCCGTCAAAAATGGGATTAAGGCTGGCCTGCTTGTAAATATATATGTGGTGCTTTCCAGGGATAATGTGAACGAGCTTGAAGAACTATATGCTCTTTCGTCCGAGCTTGGAGTCCATGAACTCTCCTTCTACGAAATCGTTCCCACGGGCAGGTGGATAGATCACGCCTCTGAAATCATGACCCCAAAAGACCTGAAAAAATTTGAGAATTTCGTATCAGGAGCCAGGGAGAAAGAAGGCCCCAGAATATTTCCTATCCCACTGGTCATGAACACCACAGGCTGCATGGCAGGCCGAAAGTGGCTCCATATAACCCCGGAAGGAAATATTCTTCCCTGCGCCTGTATCCCCATTTCCTATGGAAATGTTCATAGAGACAGAATAAAGGATATCTGGAAAAAGATAAGGGAAGACCCTGCATATAATGCAAAGTGCTGCCTTATGAGAAACCCCGAGTTCAGGGAGAAGTATCTGAGTCTGTCAGAGTAA
- a CDS encoding coiled-coil protein, whose product MLKELQKKRSDLKDISEEAKEKRNTLNAEASALAAKRNELNKKTKDLINEAQELKVLRDEINEKVSEYKSKRDETNAKANELFAKADSIRKQSNLGGPSIKSLRKDIDRLEFAQQTEVLSTSKERELVGKITQLQKQYHVKKVQLESNSELKNLLDEAQKIRDEASEFHTQLAEYARQAQEYHEKMIAAFKEADKTRAESDVAHREFVKAQEAADEQHKAFINAQKEIRDLDKEIFKLRKKDKEGRSRVVKSELQKDAKSIFEKFKGGGKLTTEDLMTLQRSGLV is encoded by the coding sequence ATGCTAAAGGAACTGCAGAAAAAAAGATCAGATTTGAAAGACATTTCTGAAGAAGCCAAGGAAAAAAGGAATACTTTAAACGCAGAGGCCAGTGCACTCGCTGCAAAGCGTAATGAACTTAACAAGAAGACAAAAGACCTTATTAACGAAGCTCAGGAACTAAAAGTTCTCAGGGACGAAATTAATGAGAAGGTCAGCGAATACAAGAGCAAGCGCGATGAAACCAATGCTAAGGCAAATGAGCTCTTTGCAAAGGCTGATTCCATCAGGAAGCAGAGCAACCTGGGTGGTCCTTCAATCAAATCTCTAAGAAAAGACATTGATCGCCTTGAATTTGCTCAGCAGACTGAAGTCCTGAGTACAAGCAAGGAAAGGGAACTCGTTGGAAAGATCACTCAGCTTCAAAAGCAATATCACGTCAAAAAAGTCCAGCTTGAGAGCAACTCCGAACTGAAGAATCTTCTGGACGAAGCTCAGAAAATCCGAGATGAAGCCTCAGAATTCCATACCCAGCTGGCTGAATATGCCAGGCAGGCTCAGGAATATCATGAGAAGATGATTGCAGCTTTCAAAGAGGCTGACAAAACCAGAGCAGAGTCTGACGTTGCTCACAGGGAATTTGTAAAAGCTCAGGAAGCAGCTGACGAACAGCATAAGGCTTTCATCAATGCCCAGAAGGAAATCCGGGATCTCGATAAAGAAATCTTTAAGCTCAGGAAGAAAGACAAAGAAGGAAGATCTCGCGTTGTTAAGTCCGAACTCCAGAAGGATGCCAAGTCCATCTTCGAAAAGTTCAAGGGCGGAGGAAAACTCACCACCGAAGACCTGATGACTCTTCAGAGATCGGGTTTAGTCTGA
- the serB gene encoding phosphoserine phosphatase SerB has translation MHNFTGNKMIVFDMDSTLIDAETIDELARAAGVVSKVEEITKKAMYGDFDFEQALIERVRLLKGLPLETALDAVNQINLMPGAAELILYVKSRGYKTAMISGGFTISADTIGKALGIDFIVSNKLLVEDGFLTGKVVGPITQSDSKAKVFEELTRLNGVRPEQCVVVGDGANDACVFEKAGFAIAFNPKPILREYADVVITKKDLKAVIPVLESLSYQCCNQAQHVDIEQ, from the coding sequence ATGCATAATTTTACTGGAAACAAAATGATTGTTTTTGATATGGATAGCACCCTTATAGACGCTGAGACTATCGATGAGCTCGCCAGGGCTGCAGGTGTTGTAAGCAAAGTAGAGGAGATTACGAAGAAAGCGATGTATGGAGACTTTGATTTTGAGCAAGCACTTATTGAAAGGGTCAGGCTTCTTAAGGGACTTCCTCTTGAAACTGCCCTTGATGCGGTAAACCAGATCAATCTGATGCCGGGAGCAGCAGAACTTATCCTTTATGTCAAAAGTAGGGGCTATAAAACTGCAATGATTTCCGGTGGATTTACCATTTCTGCCGATACGATAGGCAAAGCGCTTGGCATTGATTTCATTGTTTCCAACAAACTGCTTGTGGAAGACGGCTTTCTTACCGGCAAAGTTGTCGGCCCGATCACTCAGAGTGACTCCAAAGCAAAGGTTTTTGAAGAACTCACCCGACTAAATGGGGTTCGGCCGGAGCAATGTGTAGTTGTCGGGGACGGCGCAAACGATGCCTGTGTCTTTGAGAAAGCAGGTTTTGCTATAGCTTTCAATCCCAAGCCCATCCTGAGGGAATATGCGGATGTGGTCATAACAAAAAAAGACCTTAAAGCCGTTATCCCTGTTCTTGAATCTCTTTCTTATCAATGTTGTAATCAGGCACAGCATGTTGACATCGAACAATAG
- a CDS encoding F420-dependent methylenetetrahydromethanopterin dehydrogenase → MVNIGFIKMGNLGMSQVINLVQDEIAAREGITVRVFGTGAKMSPAEAAASESFKQWDADFVIIISPNAAAPGPKAAREVWKDVPCIVVSDGPTKKEAREALEKAGFGYMILPVDPLIGAKREFLDPVEMASFNSDAMKVLSVCGVVRLVQEELDKVTDQVASGKSGKELELPHIFAKPEKCVEYAGFANPYAKAKALAALHMAEKVAQVNFPACFMLKEIDQVCLTAAAGHEIMGAASQLAIQAREIEKSNDTVFRQPHAKNGTLLKKVKLYQKPE, encoded by the coding sequence ATGGTCAACATAGGTTTTATAAAAATGGGCAACCTGGGAATGAGCCAGGTTATCAATCTGGTCCAGGATGAAATTGCAGCAAGAGAGGGAATTACGGTACGTGTATTTGGTACAGGTGCCAAAATGAGCCCTGCAGAAGCTGCAGCTTCTGAAAGTTTCAAGCAGTGGGATGCAGATTTTGTGATAATTATCAGCCCAAACGCAGCAGCTCCGGGTCCCAAAGCAGCTCGTGAAGTATGGAAGGACGTCCCTTGCATTGTGGTCTCAGATGGTCCAACAAAGAAAGAAGCCAGAGAGGCTCTTGAGAAGGCCGGTTTCGGATATATGATCCTCCCAGTAGACCCTCTTATCGGAGCCAAGAGAGAGTTTCTTGACCCTGTAGAGATGGCATCCTTCAATTCCGATGCAATGAAAGTATTATCCGTTTGTGGTGTTGTTAGACTCGTCCAGGAAGAACTGGACAAGGTAACTGACCAGGTTGCTTCCGGAAAATCAGGAAAGGAGCTTGAACTTCCACACATTTTTGCAAAACCCGAAAAATGTGTTGAGTACGCAGGCTTTGCAAATCCCTATGCAAAAGCAAAAGCTCTTGCCGCCCTTCACATGGCTGAAAAAGTAGCACAGGTTAACTTCCCTGCATGTTTCATGTTAAAGGAAATCGACCAGGTGTGCCTGACAGCAGCAGCTGGACACGAAATAATGGGAGCCGCTTCACAGCTTGCAATACAGGCAAGAGAGATTGAAAAATCCAATGATACCGTATTCAGACAACCCCATGCAAAGAACGGTACCCTGCTGAAGAAAGTAAAATTATACCAGAAGCCAGAGTAA